In Ovis canadensis isolate MfBH-ARS-UI-01 breed Bighorn chromosome 3, ARS-UI_OviCan_v2, whole genome shotgun sequence, one DNA window encodes the following:
- the TUBA1A gene encoding tubulin alpha-1A chain, translating to MRECISIHVGQAGVQIGNACWELYCLEHGIQPDGQMPSDKTIGGGDDSFNTFFSETGAGKHVPRAVFVDLEPTVIDEVRTGTYRQLFHPEQLITGKEDAANNYARGHYTIGKEIIDLVLDRIRKLADQCTGLQGFLVFHSFGGGTGSGFTSLLMERLSVDYGKKSKLEFSIYPAPQVSTAVVEPYNSILTTHTTLEHSDCAFMVDNEAIYDICRRNLDIERPTYTNLNRLIGQIVSSITASLRFDGALNVDLTEFQTNLVPYPRIHFPLATYAPVISAEKAYHEQLSVAEITNACFEPANQMVKCDPRHGKYMACCLLYRGDVVPKDVNAAIATIKTKRTIQFVDWCPTGFKVGINYQPPTVVPGGDLAKVQRAVCMLSNTTAIAEAWARLDHKFDLMYAKRAFVHWYVGEGMEEGEFSEAREDMAALEKDYEEVGVDSVEGEGEEEGEEY from the exons ATG CGTGAGTGCATCTCCATCCACGTTGGCCAGGCTGGTGTCCAGATCGGCAATGCCTGCTGGGAGCTCTACTGCCTGGAACACGGCATTCAGCCCGATGGCCAGATGCCAAGTGACAAGACGATTGGGGGAGGAGACGACTCCTTCAATACCTTCTTCAGTGAGACAGGCGCTGGCAAGCATGTGCCCAGGGCAGTGTTTGTAGACCTGGAACCCACAGTCATTG atgagGTTCGCACTGGCACCTACCGCCAGCTCTTCCACCCTGAACAGCTCATCACAGGCAAAGAAGATGCTGCCAACAACTATGCCCGAGGTCACTACACCATTGGCAAGGAGATCATTGACCTCGTCTTGGACCGAATTCGGAAACTG GCTGACCAGTGCACGGGTCTTCAGGGCTTCTTGGTTTTCCACAGCTTTGGTGGGGGAACTGGTTCTGGGTTCACCTCCCTGCTGATGGAACGCCTCTCTGTCGACTATGGCAAGAAGTCCAAGCTGGAGTTCTCCATTTACCCAGCCCCCCAGGTTTCCACAGCTGTCGTTGAGCCCTACAACTCCATCCTCACCACCCACACCACCCTGGAGCACTCTGATTGTGCCTTCATGGTAGATAATGAGGCCATCTATGACATCTGCCGTAGAAACCTCGATATTGAGCGCCCGACATATACTAACCTGAATAGGTTGATAGGTCAAATTGTGTCCTCCATCACTGCTTCCCTGAGGTTTGATGGCGCCCTGAATGTGGATCTGACAGAGTTCCAGACCAACCTGGTGCCCTATCCCCGCATCCACTTCCCTCTGGCCACATATGCCCCTGTCATCTCTGCTGAGAAAGCCTACCATGAACAGCTTTCTGTAGCAGAGATCACCAATGCTTGCTTTGAGCCAGCCAACCAGATGGTGAAATGTGACCCTCGCCATGGTAAATACATGGCCTGCTGCCTGTTGTACCGTGGTGATGTGGTTCCCAAAGATGTCAATGCTGCCATTGCCACCATCAAGACCAAGCGTACCATCCAGTTTGTGGACTGGTGCCCCACTGGCTTCAAGGTTGGCATTAATTACCAGCCTCCCACTGTGGTACCTGGTGGAGACCTGGCCAAAGTACAGCGAGCTGTGTGCATGCTGAGCAACACCACAGCCATCGCTGAGGCCTGGGCTCGCCTGGACCACAAGTTTGACCTGATGTATGCCAAGCGTGCCTTTGTTCACTGGTACGTGGGTGAGGGCATGGAGGAAGGCGAGTTTTCTGAGGCCCGTGAGGACATGGCTGCCCTTGAGAAGGATTATGAGGAGGTTGGTGTGGATTCtgtggaaggagagggagaggaagaaggagaggaatATTAA